In the genome of Candidatus Hydrogenedentota bacterium, the window GCGCTGCACACCGTGCAGCTGGAATGGGGCGAGCCGGACGAGAACGGCCGCCGCGCCATGAAGGAAGTGCCCGGCACGGAGGAACGCCTTCCCGCCGACCTCGTGCTGCTGGCCATGGGCTTCACCCAGCCGGAAACCGATACCTTCGTGAAGGATCTGGGGCTCGATATGGAGCGCAACCGCTTCGGGCAGGCCATCAAAGCGACCATGACGGACTACAAGTCCTCGCGCGAGAAATACTTCGTCGCGGGCGACGCCCGGCGCGGCCAGTCCCTGGTGGTCTGGGCGATTCTGGAGGGCCGCGAGGCCGCGCGCGCGATCGACGTCTACCTCATGGGCGAATCGACGCTACATGATCGCGACAGCCACGGATATGAAAGCGTCATTCGGGGCCGCGTGCCGGTCTGACCCGGCCGATCATCGGCGTTTTTCCCCGGAGGCGGGCTCTTGTCAGCCTCCGGGGAACTTTTTTCGTTGCACTGGGGATGGTATCCACAGGTGTAACGGCGGAAGCGGCGTGCCGGTACTATCGGAGGAGCGGGCGGTACCAGCGCGCGCCGGTTTTCTGGCCCGGCCTCCCTGTGTTATGCTTCGCCTGCGTTACACTACCCAGGAAGGACGAGATTGTTGAAGCACCTCCAGAATCTGTCACGATTGCCCGAAAAAGCGGATGGTTTCACCACCGGAGAAAAGCTCGCGCTGGCGGCCGGCATCGCGGACGCGATCGCGGCGTTCTTTGAAACCAAGGAGGGCGCGGGATCGGGGAGCTAGTTCGTTTCCGGGGCGCGCCCCGGCAGCCGGCCACCTCGAATCGAGCCTACAGACACATCCAGGGATTTTCTTGTGAAACATCTATCCGTAATCAGCCGGCGCCCGCGGCCCGCGCAACTGCCGAATGTGAACGTTTCCGCGATATTCTCGCTCGTCGCCAACATCCTTTTCGCGGTATCGACAGCGGTTCTCGCGAAAGAGAACTCCGATTTTCCCAATATTCCGCTGCCGGGGGGGAGCCGTTAGGCCGCCGGCAGCCGCCGGACCGAACCACAGGGCGGTCGCCGGAAATTGTCGCCGGTGGCTCGCCCCGCTTACCGAGGTACCATCATGAAGCATCTTCAAACCCTTTCCCGCCGTCCCGAAAAAGCGCAGAGTCCCCTGTGTTCGGGATTTCAGAACGACTACCACGTGTTGCTGTGCTTCCTCCTGGAGCTGGTCCAGACCGTGTTTCCCGCGTTCGCCGACTCCAAGACGCCCACGCAGTCGGGCGCGTGAGGGCTACGCGGCGTGCGGCGGCTGGCCCTCATCTCGCGGCGCCCCCACCAGGCGCAGGACGTGGCCCCCGAGGTCAAGCTGACCGCCCTGCGCGACCTGGTCGCCGCGGCGGGGGCCTGGCCGGCGCTTGAAGACGGCCTGACCGCCATTATTCCGCTGTTCGTGAACAAGGATCCGAGCAACCCGGCTCCGGAATGAGTCCCGCCGGTTTTTTTGACTTGTAGCCGCCGCCGAAATATGGTCTAATAGGGGCGGACTGGAGAACCTACGGAGTGGACCTATGAAGCACATCAAGCCGGTATCGACCCCCCGGGCCGACTCGTTTCTGGATTTCTACAACGCGCTTTTCCGCGCCTGGGTGGAATTCCGCAACGCAAAGACGGACGAGGCGGTTTCGGGGTTCTGAGACCCCGCTGAGCCAGACGCAATCGAGCGGGGCCTGACGCCCGGGCGCAGGCCCCGATTGGTTTGCCTGGCGGGCGCCGCGCGCTGCGGGGATAGGGAACGGACGCGGTGATCACGGGCGCCTACAGCTACATTCGCGGCACGGAACACGATGACGTGGCGGCGCTCGCGGCCCTCTACCGCGACGGCGTGTTGCGCGCCGGGTTGCTGGATGGCCGCCGGGAACCGATACTGCCCACCCTGGAGGAGCTCGCGGAGTTCCTCAACCGCAAGGAATTCGCCGAAAGCGCCTTCTACACCATAGAGGACCGCACGGGCGGCATTCGCGGCTTCTGCACGCTACGCGGCCTCAATCCGGAAGCCCGCCATTGCGAATACAGCCTGCTGTTCCTCGACGAATCCGATTATGGGGATCCCCTGGCCGGCGAGGCGACGGGCGTCATGCTGGAGCGCGCGTTTGTGCGCTGGGGCCTCCGCAAGGTGGTCGCCACGTGCCTCGAATCCGAGTCGGCGTTTAGAGCCCACCTGGCGCGGCACGGCTTCGTTTCCGCCGGCGTGCAACGCGATGTGCTCCACGCGCGGGGACGCTGGCACAATATGGAATCCCTCTACCGCGGCAATCCCCAAAGTGAACCCACGCAGATCGGCGCCCCGAACCATGCCCTATAAGACCGAGACCTTTATCCGACGCGCGGAGCGGGACGATCTGGACACGGTGGTGCGCTGGATGGAAAGCCCCGATTTTCTGTACTTTCTGTATGGGGATCCGGCGCGGTCGCCCCGCCAGGTGCGCGAGAAGATCGTGGGCATGCTTGGGCGCGCCACGGGCCACACGATGCCCGGCGGGATCTACCTGATCGTCGACAGCGCGAAACACGGGCCGATCGGTTTGCTTTCGCTGCAAAACATCAGCTGGCGCAACCGTTCGTGCAGCATTGATTTGTATCTTGGCCAGGCCCAGCTCCGGAACAAGCTCATCACCGCCAGCGCCATTTACCAGGCGCTTGAGTACTGCTTTTTCGAGCTGAATCTTCACCGGATCACGGCCTATATCTACAGCTTCAACACGGCTTCGTGGCGGATATTCGAGAAGACTGGCGCCCGGCGCGAATTGACGCTGAAGGACCATGTGGTCCGGGATGGCCAGCCGCACGATCTGTATTGTTATGGCCTGCTGCGGCCCGAATTCGACGCGTTGCGCGCGCGCCACGCGGTCGCGGCGGAGGGCTTCTCCCTCCAGGCGATGATCGAGATGCTCGGCGCGGTGGATCCGGAGCCCGCGCCGTGACAGGGCTCTTTCTCGGCGTGCTGGCCGCATATCTCGTGCACGCGATCGCCTTGCACCGCGCCAGCGGACCGGAAACCGAGGCCGACGCCGAGACCCACCTGCACCGGGGCATGCCGGCCCCGCTCATGCCCTTTGCGCTTTTTCTCGCCGTTCATGCGCTGGAGAGCGCGCGGCTTTCCGCCTGGCTCCATTCGCCGGCCGTGCTGGCGTCCGCTGGGGCGCTGCTCATGCTGGTCATGCTCAACCAGCTTCGACGGAAGCATCTGGAATTGCATGGCGGCGGCGCGGCGTTTCGAATCTTCTACGTGGCGGGCGGCGCGCTTCAGACCGTGCTGCTGGTCCTGGCCGGGTACTACGCCTGGGAGGAGGGGATCCTCGGCCGGGGACTTTTTCACCCGCAATGGGTTATACTGGGGCTGGCGGGCGGCCATCTCATCTTCGGGATATCGCTGCTCTTCAGCCACCGTTCGCTCGAAAGCCTGCGCGATATAGGCGTCTACATCGCCGATCCGCGCCCCGTTTCGGCGTACGCGGCGCGATCGCCCCGGCAGGTCTTCGCGTGCATTGACGTGAGCCTGATCGAGGAGTTGGTGTACCGCGTCGCCGCGCAGGGCTTGCTGCTGGCCTGGACGGGCAACGCCTGGGCCGCAATCCTGGTTACGGCGGTGGTCTTTTCGGTGGTGCACCGGCACTTCTTCTATAATCACGTGGTGGATTCCGCCGAGTTTCTGGCGTTTTCCATCCTGCTCGGCGCGCTCTACCACCTGACGGGAAGCCTTACGCTGGTGGTGCTGGTGCACGCTGTGCGCAATCTGGAAATTGTCTATTTCGACCAATCGAAGGACCCCGCGGACGGTGCGGGCTCCGCGGAACCCGCGCCGCGCGCGGCAATTGGCGCCCGGTGGCGGGCGCCAGTTTATTCCCCCATGCATGGAAAGTGATACCTGATATGGCCGTATCTTCCGAAGCCCTGGTTCGCCTGGAGGGCCTCGAAAAAACCTTTATACTCCGCCACTTCTTCCACAAGGAAGAGGAGGACAGCAAGCGCCGCGTCTACGTCCGCAAGGAAGTGAAGGCGGTCACCGGAGTCAGCTTCGATATCCAGCCCGGCGAAATCTTCGGCCTGCTGGGCCCCAACGGCGCCGGAAAGACGACCACGGTAAAAATGCTCTCGGGCCTCGTGAAGCCGGATCGGGGCGCCGTGTACATCGACGGGCTCGAAGTCGAGCGGAACCGCCGCAGGGTCCTCGAAAAGGTCGGGGTGGTGCTCGAAGGCACGCGCACGAGCATGTGGCCGCTGACGCCGCTGGAAAACCTGGCGTACTACGGCAACCTGAAGAATGTATCGGGCGGCATCCTCAAGGAGCGATCCCACCAGCTCCTGGATTTCATCGGCCTGCGCGAAAAGAAACACACGCAGGTGCGCCACCTCTCGCGCGGCCAGAAGCAGAAGCTGGCGATCTGCATTGCGATGATCGCGGATCCAAAGGTGCTGCTGTTGGACGAGCCCACGACCGGGCTTGACGTGCAGAGCGCGCGCGCCATCAAGGACAAAATCATTGAAATGACGCGGGAACATGGCAAGAGTGTTCTTGTGACCACGCACGATATGCACGTGGCGCAGGAGCTCTGCGATCACATTGGCATCATCGACAGGGGCGGGCTGGTGGCCTGCAAGCCGACGGCGGAACTGATCGGCCTGTTTTCCGATCAGGTCTACGTCTTCCGGACCGATCGCGAAGTCGATACGGCCGCCTTCGAGGCGCTACCCGGCGTCTTGAGCGCGGTAACGGAACAGTCGGCCGATGGGCCGCTGCTGGTGGTGAACATCACCCCGGAACCGGCGGCCCGATCCGAGGCGCTCTACGGGGTGATGGCGGGCCTGCGCGATGCGGGCCACGAGCTCTGGAGCATTTCCCAGCGCCAGCAGAATCTGGAGAGCGTGTTCCTCCAGCTTACAACGAGCAGCATATAACCTGCGGCCGCGCCCGCGGAGGAGCGTTTGAGTTTATGAGTTTCTTTCTCGTCATGAAAGCCGAAATCGTGCGCGCGCTCATCGTCATGCGCCGCTACTGGTTCCGCACGGTGACCGGCATGATTATGGGGTACGGCATGCTGCTGGTGTTGATCATGGGGTTCATGGTCAGCCGTGACGAAGTGACAAGCGCCATGGACGGGCGTTTCGGCGACGCGGGCCAGGCGACGAATTTCGTCCTGGGATTCATCATTGGCATGTTCGCGTTCGGCATCGTGGGCATGTTTACCCAGGGCATCCAGAGCATGGCCGGGACCGGCGTGCTGGAGCAGCTCTGCCTCAGCCCGCACGGGCTCGTGACCAACTTTCTCGCGCGCACCATCGTCACGGCGGTCACCTCGATCTTCTCTTCGTCGCTCATGGTCTGGATGGTCACCGCCACGGTGGGCGGGACGCTGCACTTCGATCCGGTTGCGGTGCCGATTCTGCTCTGCCTTACCTTCGTAAATCTGCTCGGATTCGGATTCATGATGGGCGGGCTCGTGCTGGTCTTCAAGCAGGTGGGGCAGGTCGCCATTCTCATTCGCATGGGCCTGTTCGCCCTTGCGATTTTCGCCACCGAGGAGATGCTGAACCGGGGCTTCATCATGGCGGCCTTCATGCACATACTGCCGATTACCGACGCCGCCATCCTGCTCAAGTGGACGCTTATCTCCAACCAGGGCATCGTGGGTGACAATTTCGAGAACTACCGCCCGGTATTGCAGCACCCGTCGATGTTCTTTCTGATTGTCAATTGCGCGGTCTGGTTCGGGCTTGGCGTGGCCGTATTCCGCTTTATGGAAACGTGGAGCCGCGCGAAGGGTACGCTGGGGACCTATTGATGGGCGCGCCGGCATTACATCGCTTCGAGCAGGGCGGCAAGCGTTTCGTGGTGGACACGGAGACCTGCTTCTGTTTCGAGTGCGATGCGGTGTCGTGGGCCGTGCTCGAACACTATCCCGAAACGCCGGTGAACCGCATCGCGCACCTGGTCGGGCAGGATCACCCCCGCCGCGAGGTGGAGGAGGTGATAGGCGAACTCGAATGGCTCCGATCCACGAAAGCGATCCTGCCGCGGCGAAGCCCCGCGGAGCTGCTCAAGCAATTCGAGGTGGCGCGCGCCCTGCAACGGGTGGACGTCTGGACGGATGGTGACTGCGTGGTCCTCGAGGGGGCGATGGCGTTGCTTCTCGGGCGCTCGCGCGACCGGGATGCGATCGCGCTCCACATCCATCCCGGCGGGCCGGCCTCGCGGCTGCTGGAATCGGTCGATGCCGCCTTCCGCAACGCGCGGCTCGCGGGAAAATCGCTCGAAATCGTCCTGGAGGCGCCCGTATCGCTGTCCGGCCGCGATGCGCGCGCCTTGGGCCCGCACGGGCTGTCCCTCGCCTGGAGCGTCGCGCCGGACGCGCCCGCGGACGCCCTGCGCGCTTTTGACGCGGCGCTGGGAAAGGGCCTCTCGGGGCTGGCCGGCGTCCTGGAGGGCGCCACGGCCATCCTGACCCCCGCGTCGGGCGCGTTCCGGGATGCCGTCGTTCATCTGCACGGCGCGGGCTTCACGCGGATCGAAATAGATCTGTCGGCGGCCTATCAGCGCGATCCCGGCCTGGACCCGGCCGCGGTGCTGGAGGGGATGCGGGCGGCGGCGGTCTACTACGCGCAGCAATTGCTCGCGGGAAAGCATTTTCGTCTGGAGCCGATCGCGGCCACCTTTCACCAGATCTACGAAGGCGCGCCGCGCCCGCGATCCGACGCCAGCGGGACACACGAGCTCGCGATCGATGCGCGGGGTGAGCTCTACCCCTCGCGCTATTTCGCCGGACAGGACGCCTTCCGGCTCGGGAATCTGGCGGACGGGCGAATCGACGAGGACCGGCGGGCGCCGTTCGACGATCTCGGCGCCATCAGCACATCGCCGTGTAATACCTGCTGGGCGCGGAACCTGTGCGGGGGCGGCCACAGCGCCATCCACGCGGCGCGCACCGGCGCCATCCGCACCCCGGATCCGGCCTGGTGCGATCGCCAGCGGGACTGGTTCGCGTCGGCGATCGCCGCGTTCAACCTCCTTTCGTCCCAGGGGGTTAACTTCGACCGGATATACCAGTCCGTACAGCCCGCTGGCCGCCTCTCGCTCTGGCAGGCGGCGAAAGCGGCGATGACGCTGAAGGCGGGCGTCCGGCCCATTGCCGAGGCGGACGCGCCCCTGCTTGCGCGCTGGGAGAACTGGAGCGAATCGGTCTACTTTCTGGGCAACGAATACGGGACCTTCCTCGCGACCCGGTACGACCGCGAAATGGACTCGTTGCACCCACGCGGCATCGAGCAGGAGCTGGTCATTATCTCGCGCCGCGGCGATCCGATTGGGTTGCTGAAGATCCGGCCCGAACCCCGCCTGCAACTGGCGCGCGTGTGGATTTACCTGCGCAACCCACAGCAGTATGCCGATCCCGGCCTGCGGCGGAGCTTCCGGCACATTCTCGGCGAGGCGGCGCGCCATGACGCCTTCTCCACGCTCGTTGCGGCGGCCGGACCGGGGGATCCGGGCCTCGGCGACTTTCTTCTGGCGTCGGGTTTCACCCACGCCGGGCGCGAGCGGGCCGCGCTTTTCCTGCACGACGCCTACCACGACATCGACATGTACAGCGTGCGCCTCTCCTGACCGGTTGCGCCCGGGTGCGCCGGGGTATATAGTAGAAGTAACGCAGTTACTCCGGAGCGTTTATGGGATCCATCGTAAAAGTAGTCGTTGCCGATGACGATCTCTATGTCGCCCGCTTCATCGCGCGCGTCATGGCGTCGCTCGGCTACTGCGCCATTCTGTGCAGCGATGGCGAGCGGGCGTTGCACGTGCTCGAGGACAACCCGGACGCGCGCCTGCTGGTGACGGATATCTCCATGCCCAACATGGACGGACGGCGCCTGCTCGGGGAGCTTCGGAGCCGGGAGAACTTCAAGAAGCTGCCGGTCATCCTCACGTCGGGCCTGGCGCGCGTCAGCGAGATCGCCGATCTGCTGGATGTCGGGGTCACGTGTTATCTCGGGAAACCCATTGAGGTGGACGAGCTGCGGAGCTACGCCCAGAATCTGGTCCAGCACGGGACCGTTGTCGCGCCGAAATAGCGGGTGATCAGCGCGCGGATGCAGGGCAATCGCATTTAAACCCGATCGCGGCATTTGGGCGTAAAGTTGAGTTGATTTGGGGCCTTGAATCAATGAACGTGGGCGTGTTGGAGCGCCGGCATCTCTGCCGGCAAGGTCCGGGATTCGCCGCAGGCGAAATGCCAGCGCTCCAACACGCGCCCTTTTCTAAAAT includes:
- a CDS encoding GNAT family N-acetyltransferase, coding for MITGAYSYIRGTEHDDVAALAALYRDGVLRAGLLDGRREPILPTLEELAEFLNRKEFAESAFYTIEDRTGGIRGFCTLRGLNPEARHCEYSLLFLDESDYGDPLAGEATGVMLERAFVRWGLRKVVATCLESESAFRAHLARHGFVSAGVQRDVLHARGRWHNMESLYRGNPQSEPTQIGAPNHAL
- a CDS encoding GNAT family N-acetyltransferase, whose amino-acid sequence is MPYKTETFIRRAERDDLDTVVRWMESPDFLYFLYGDPARSPRQVREKIVGMLGRATGHTMPGGIYLIVDSAKHGPIGLLSLQNISWRNRSCSIDLYLGQAQLRNKLITASAIYQALEYCFFELNLHRITAYIYSFNTASWRIFEKTGARRELTLKDHVVRDGQPHDLYCYGLLRPEFDALRARHAVAAEGFSLQAMIEMLGAVDPEPAP
- a CDS encoding CPBP family intramembrane metalloprotease → MTGLFLGVLAAYLVHAIALHRASGPETEADAETHLHRGMPAPLMPFALFLAVHALESARLSAWLHSPAVLASAGALLMLVMLNQLRRKHLELHGGGAAFRIFYVAGGALQTVLLVLAGYYAWEEGILGRGLFHPQWVILGLAGGHLIFGISLLFSHRSLESLRDIGVYIADPRPVSAYAARSPRQVFACIDVSLIEELVYRVAAQGLLLAWTGNAWAAILVTAVVFSVVHRHFFYNHVVDSAEFLAFSILLGALYHLTGSLTLVVLVHAVRNLEIVYFDQSKDPADGAGSAEPAPRAAIGARWRAPVYSPMHGK
- a CDS encoding ABC transporter ATP-binding protein, whose translation is MAVSSEALVRLEGLEKTFILRHFFHKEEEDSKRRVYVRKEVKAVTGVSFDIQPGEIFGLLGPNGAGKTTTVKMLSGLVKPDRGAVYIDGLEVERNRRRVLEKVGVVLEGTRTSMWPLTPLENLAYYGNLKNVSGGILKERSHQLLDFIGLREKKHTQVRHLSRGQKQKLAICIAMIADPKVLLLDEPTTGLDVQSARAIKDKIIEMTREHGKSVLVTTHDMHVAQELCDHIGIIDRGGLVACKPTAELIGLFSDQVYVFRTDREVDTAAFEALPGVLSAVTEQSADGPLLVVNITPEPAARSEALYGVMAGLRDAGHELWSISQRQQNLESVFLQLTTSSI
- a CDS encoding ABC transporter permease, with the translated sequence MSFFLVMKAEIVRALIVMRRYWFRTVTGMIMGYGMLLVLIMGFMVSRDEVTSAMDGRFGDAGQATNFVLGFIIGMFAFGIVGMFTQGIQSMAGTGVLEQLCLSPHGLVTNFLARTIVTAVTSIFSSSLMVWMVTATVGGTLHFDPVAVPILLCLTFVNLLGFGFMMGGLVLVFKQVGQVAILIRMGLFALAIFATEEMLNRGFIMAAFMHILPITDAAILLKWTLISNQGIVGDNFENYRPVLQHPSMFFLIVNCAVWFGLGVAVFRFMETWSRAKGTLGTY
- a CDS encoding SPASM domain-containing protein; translated protein: MGAPALHRFEQGGKRFVVDTETCFCFECDAVSWAVLEHYPETPVNRIAHLVGQDHPRREVEEVIGELEWLRSTKAILPRRSPAELLKQFEVARALQRVDVWTDGDCVVLEGAMALLLGRSRDRDAIALHIHPGGPASRLLESVDAAFRNARLAGKSLEIVLEAPVSLSGRDARALGPHGLSLAWSVAPDAPADALRAFDAALGKGLSGLAGVLEGATAILTPASGAFRDAVVHLHGAGFTRIEIDLSAAYQRDPGLDPAAVLEGMRAAAVYYAQQLLAGKHFRLEPIAATFHQIYEGAPRPRSDASGTHELAIDARGELYPSRYFAGQDAFRLGNLADGRIDEDRRAPFDDLGAISTSPCNTCWARNLCGGGHSAIHAARTGAIRTPDPAWCDRQRDWFASAIAAFNLLSSQGVNFDRIYQSVQPAGRLSLWQAAKAAMTLKAGVRPIAEADAPLLARWENWSESVYFLGNEYGTFLATRYDREMDSLHPRGIEQELVIISRRGDPIGLLKIRPEPRLQLARVWIYLRNPQQYADPGLRRSFRHILGEAARHDAFSTLVAAAGPGDPGLGDFLLASGFTHAGRERAALFLHDAYHDIDMYSVRLS
- a CDS encoding response regulator; amino-acid sequence: MGSIVKVVVADDDLYVARFIARVMASLGYCAILCSDGERALHVLEDNPDARLLVTDISMPNMDGRRLLGELRSRENFKKLPVILTSGLARVSEIADLLDVGVTCYLGKPIEVDELRSYAQNLVQHGTVVAPK